A genomic segment from Sciurus carolinensis chromosome 1, mSciCar1.2, whole genome shotgun sequence encodes:
- the Pou3f1 gene encoding POU domain, class 3, transcription factor 1: protein MATTAQYLPRGPGGGAGGTGPLMHPDAAAAAAAAAAAERLHAGAAYREVQKLMHHEWLGAGAGHPVGLAHPQWLPTGGGGGGDWAGGPHLEHGKAGGGGTGRADDGGGGGGFHARLVHQGAAHAGAAWAQGGTAHHLGPAMSPSPGAGGGHQPQPLGLYAQAAYPGGGGGGLAGMLAAGGGGAGPGLHHALHEDGHEAQLEPSPPPHLGAHGHAHGHAHAGGLHAAAAHLHPGAGGGGSSVGEHSDEDAPSSDDLEQFAKQFKQRRIKLGFTQADVGLALGTLYGNVFSQTTICRFEALQLSFKNMCKLKPLLNKWLEETDSSSGSPTNLDKIAAQGRKRKKRTSIEVGVKGALESHFLKCPKPSAHEITGLADSLQLEKEVVRVWFCNRRQKEKRMTPAAGAGHPPMDDVYAPGELGPGGGGASPPSAPQPPPPAALHHHHHHTLPGSVQ from the coding sequence ATGGCCACCACCGCGCAGTACCTGCCGCGGGGCCCCGGCGGTGGAGCCGGGGGTACAGGGCCGCTCATGCATCCGGACGCCGCGGCGGCAGCTGCCGCCGCGGCGGCCGCCGAGCGGCTACACGCGGGAGCCGCGTACCGCGAAGTGCAGAAGCTGATGCACCACGAGTGGCTGGGCGCGGGCGCGGGCCACCCCGTGGGCCTAGCGCACCCCCAGTGGCTACCCAccggaggaggcggcggcggcgactGGGCCGGCGGCCCGCACCTGGAACACGGCAAGGCGGGCGGCGGTGGCACCGGCCGAGCCGacgacggcggcggcggcggaggttTCCACGCGCGTCTGGTGCACCAGGGGGCGGCCCACGCGGGCGCGGCTTGGGCGCAGGGCGGCACAGCTCACCACTTGGGCCCGGCCATGTCGCCGTCACCCGGGGCTGGCGGGGGCCATCAACCCCAGCCGCTCGGGCTGTATGCGCAGGCGGCCTACCcagggggcggcggcggcggcctgGCCGGGATGCTGGCGGCAGGCGGTGGCGGCGCGGGGCCCGGCCTGCACCATGCCCTGCACGAGGACGGCCACGAGGCACAGCTGGAGCCATCGCCGCCGCCGCACCTGGGCGCCCACGGACACGCACACGGACATGCACATGCGGGCGGCCTGCACGCGGCGGCGGCGCACCTGCACCcgggcgcgggcggcggcggctcTTCGGTGGGAGAGCACTCCGACGAGGATGCGCCCAGCTCGGACGACCTGGAGCAGTTCGCCAAGCAGTTCAAGCAGCGGCGCATCAAGCTGGGCTTCACACAGGCCGACGTGGGGCTGGCGCTGGGCACACTGTACGGTAACGTGTTCTCGCAGACCACCATCTGCCGTTTCGAGGCCCTGCAGCTGAGCTTCAAGAACATGTGCAAGCTCAAGCCGCTGCTCAACAAGTGGCTGGAGGAGACCGACTCGTCCAGCGGCAGCCCCACCAACCTGGACAAGATCGCGGCGCAGGGCCGCAAGCGCAAGAAGCGCACGTCCATCGAGGTGGGAGTCAAAGGCGCGCTCGAGAGCCACTTCCTCAAGTGCCCCAAGCCCTCTGCCCACGAGATCACAGGCCTGGCCGACAGCCTGCAGCTGGAGAAGGAGGTGGTGCGCGTCTGGTTCTGCAACCGGCGGCAGAAAGAGAAGCGCATGACCCCCGCGGCGGGCGCCGGCCACCCGCCCATGGACGACGTATACGCGCCCGGGGAGCTGGGGCCGGGCGGGGGCGGCGCGTCGCCGCCCTCCGCACCCCAGCCACCCCCGCCAGCCGCgctgcaccaccaccaccaccacacactgCCGGGCTCTGTGCAGTGA